In the genome of Mycoplasmopsis pulmonis, one region contains:
- a CDS encoding type III pantothenate kinase, producing the protein MKIFIDLGNSFAKFALKNENKAHFLFRLKTQSVVDPSFEIKSFNLFEFNKLDVKEILICSVRNAKENQILEFKLKSIFKNAKIDFFIHKSQSLVKFCQKELTSEIGLDIVANAYYVLHKSKNAIFISLGTAIVITQIKNSSIEGISIYPGIYQSFKNFFNVVAKIESNFNIIKIPPILGKITLESISSSLVRGSVFLLKGYIDEIDKTSDIFITGGDYHFLKDFLEKEKIFDYKYVDNMVIEALNLFDQNSSKESNDE; encoded by the coding sequence ATGAAAATATTTATTGACCTAGGCAATTCTTTTGCAAAATTTGCTCTAAAAAATGAAAACAAAGCCCATTTTCTTTTTAGGCTCAAAACTCAAAGTGTAGTTGATCCTAGCTTTGAAATAAAAAGCTTTAACTTGTTTGAATTTAATAAATTAGATGTTAAAGAAATTTTAATTTGTTCAGTTAGAAATGCCAAAGAAAATCAAATTTTAGAATTTAAACTTAAGAGTATTTTCAAAAATGCAAAAATTGATTTTTTTATTCATAAAAGTCAAAGTCTTGTTAAATTTTGTCAAAAAGAATTAACTTCAGAAATAGGTCTTGATATAGTAGCTAATGCTTATTATGTTTTACATAAAAGTAAAAATGCAATTTTTATCTCTTTAGGAACTGCCATTGTAATAACTCAAATTAAAAACTCATCTATTGAGGGAATAAGTATTTATCCTGGAATTTATCAAAGTTTTAAAAACTTTTTTAATGTAGTTGCTAAAATTGAAAGTAATTTTAATATCATAAAAATTCCGCCAATTTTAGGAAAAATTACTTTAGAGTCTATATCTTCTTCACTTGTTCGTGGAAGTGTTTTTTTGCTAAAAGGCTACATTGATGAAATTGATAAAACAAGTGATATTTTTATCACTGGAGGGGACTATCACTTTCTCAAAGATTTTTTAGAAAAAGAAAAAATCTTTGATTATAAATATGTAGATAATATGGTAATAGAGGCTCTAAATTTATTTGATCAAAATAGTTCAAAAGAAAGCAATGATGAATAA
- a CDS encoding phosphatidate cytidylyltransferase, with translation MFLKKIASNRILWAFIVILGFLYSMTISILTNVLFEQIEPRWIVFFRTSLIVVFLAIATFMIIEAINAFAFKKHTSIFVFSLLILFLTLPNDSIIESISSNHLEVKNTLITILKSPYIYLSIIAMILFFVSYKYISQAKDNRNLNAILSNSLLLTFIMVLIFVFTKFILYSLFFYWPIALFIFSIPVVCDSFGFFGGLALGKRLIHRPFSPMISPKKTWEGFFFALIGGAIAACFIVFSFSEFRSIFKHGQISTKIENIFLFISLLAFAPLISIFGDLFFSWVKRVNNIKDFSNLLQGHGGVLDRFDSMICLSFYMLFLILIY, from the coding sequence ATGTTTTTAAAGAAAATTGCATCTAATAGAATTTTATGAGCTTTTATTGTCATTCTTGGATTTTTATATTCAATGACAATTTCAATTTTAACAAATGTGCTTTTTGAACAAATTGAGCCTAGATGAATAGTTTTTTTTAGAACTAGCTTAATAGTTGTTTTTTTAGCAATAGCTACTTTTATGATCATAGAAGCCATCAATGCCTTTGCTTTTAAAAAACATACTAGCATTTTTGTTTTTAGCCTCTTGATTTTGTTTTTAACTTTGCCAAATGATTCAATAATTGAATCTATTTCAAGCAATCACTTAGAAGTTAAAAACACTCTTATTACAATTTTAAAAAGCCCTTATATTTATTTGTCAATTATTGCTATGATTTTATTTTTTGTCTCTTACAAATACATTAGTCAGGCTAAAGATAATAGAAATTTAAATGCAATTTTGTCTAATTCATTACTTTTAACTTTTATCATGGTTTTAATTTTTGTCTTTACAAAATTTATCTTATATAGCTTATTTTTTTATTGACCAATTGCTTTATTTATTTTTAGTATTCCAGTAGTTTGTGATAGCTTTGGTTTTTTTGGAGGACTAGCTTTAGGAAAAAGACTTATTCATAGACCTTTTTCTCCAATGATTAGTCCCAAAAAAACTTGAGAAGGTTTTTTCTTTGCTTTAATTGGGGGGGCTATTGCTGCTTGTTTTATTGTCTTTAGCTTTAGTGAATTTAGATCTATTTTTAAACATGGACAAATTAGTACTAAAATAGAAAACATTTTTCTATTTATTTCTCTACTTGCTTTTGCACCTTTAATTTCGATTTTTGGTGATTTATTTTTTTCATGGGTTAAACGAGTTAATAACATCAAGGACTTTTCTAACTTGCTTCAAGGCCATGGTGGAGTTTTAGATCGCTTTGATTCAATGATTTGTCTAAGCTTTTATATGTTATTTTTAATATTAATTTATTAA
- a CDS encoding DJ-1/PfpI family protein, protein MKLLTILHDQYQDIEYSVVMSILDISKTFDTMDVYNPDGQDRIYGQHKTSYADVSVKDLSKVSHKDYDAIFILGGKDVRRLADDQKTLKFIKDFYTSGKDLFVLCFASNVLFDSGIINEEKYVGYPLQNQKRGKNFTETIGIVRDKNLFTGAGAFSSFELGFTIVDHFQGEKKREQIKEIVKGFNI, encoded by the coding sequence ATGAAATTATTAACAATTTTACATGATCAATATCAAGACATTGAATATTCAGTTGTTATGTCAATTTTAGATATATCAAAAACATTTGATACAATGGATGTTTACAACCCAGATGGTCAAGATAGAATTTATGGACAACACAAAACTTCATATGCAGATGTTAGTGTTAAAGATCTTTCAAAAGTAAGCCACAAAGACTATGATGCAATTTTTATTCTAGGTGGAAAAGATGTTAGAAGATTAGCTGATGATCAGAAAACTTTAAAATTTATTAAAGATTTTTACACATCAGGAAAAGATCTTTTTGTACTTTGTTTTGCTTCAAATGTACTTTTTGACTCAGGAATTATTAACGAAGAAAAATATGTTGGATATCCACTTCAAAATCAAAAAAGAGGAAAAAACTTTACAGAAACAATTGGTATTGTTAGAGATAAAAATCTTTTTACAGGAGCTGGAGCTTTTTCAAGTTTTGAACTAGGTTTTACAATCGTTGATCACTTCCAAGGTGAAAAGAAAAGAGAACAAATCAAGGAAATTGTTAAAGGTTTTAACATTTAA
- a CDS encoding DUF2779 domain-containing protein — translation MIQNSKLKFITFNIFKKYFSGANPYFLWNDFQDSPNKNKVENIEENFDLEDQEQMFKNWFLTGDFDEEDEDENEKNVLSDILKVPEVVQVFKDHKNVAINFLKSNYSNHELVIINSKLSLEQKVEKTLAFSKEKNKIIVNPVFQWKNIISRPFAYFTSEHKLINLKLSSSTKREDFFRAFFDIEIIEKILDFQILDYAQLIFKIKQNTKARVIEFEEIASAHASKSSKSTKRSNYSRNYSEYVEQKRKNSYGIETDKKKTHIILEDFSNYEFKSKIGYCSIFEVYHEINDGQSASYPEIGHDQIVTKNTLVNHPFRNEIKNFLYPEFKDSSMKFFKIGDINFDYKKALKTLEELRKIDFKIANYNGFVKLLQNYRQKDIEYIWYDFESINFPLPVVDYALYYQHIPFQVSIIKTKDSKIIFSEDHVIDPKQISIEDLEEIVYKIYGSSEFNLENKNKYVVYNKSFENKALWLIADLVQSKTKNIRHKLIDMVEQIIANTLDLLDFFSSMNKDYSVIIGSLEGKYSIKLLEKYINKNNFNLKHKIKPYKELEIQNGLLAMTEGIKRFLGQSHDQSWKKIEENLKQYCHNDVMAMLMVYEFIEYIAEIEQKRLEKS, via the coding sequence CTGATTCAAAATTCAAAGCTTAAATTTATAACATTTAATATTTTTAAAAAATATTTTTCAGGAGCCAATCCCTATTTTCTTTGAAATGACTTTCAAGATAGTCCAAACAAAAACAAAGTTGAAAATATTGAAGAAAATTTTGATTTAGAAGATCAAGAACAAATGTTTAAAAATTGATTTTTAACAGGTGATTTTGATGAAGAAGATGAAGATGAAAATGAGAAAAATGTTCTTAGTGATATTTTAAAAGTTCCTGAAGTAGTTCAAGTTTTTAAAGATCATAAAAATGTTGCTATAAATTTTTTAAAGTCAAATTATTCTAATCATGAACTTGTTATAATTAATTCCAAACTTTCTTTGGAGCAAAAAGTTGAAAAAACTTTGGCTTTTTCAAAAGAAAAAAACAAAATCATTGTTAATCCAGTTTTTCAATGAAAAAATATTATCTCAAGACCTTTTGCTTATTTTACTAGTGAGCATAAATTAATTAATTTAAAACTCTCCTCATCAACAAAAAGAGAAGATTTTTTTAGAGCTTTTTTCGATATTGAAATAATTGAAAAAATCCTTGATTTTCAAATCTTGGACTATGCTCAATTAATTTTTAAAATTAAGCAAAACACCAAAGCAAGAGTTATTGAATTTGAGGAAATAGCCTCAGCTCATGCTTCTAAAAGCTCTAAATCAACTAAAAGAAGCAACTATTCAAGGAATTATAGTGAGTATGTAGAGCAAAAAAGAAAAAATTCTTATGGAATAGAAACTGATAAAAAAAAGACTCATATTATCTTGGAAGATTTTAGTAATTATGAGTTTAAAAGCAAAATTGGCTATTGTTCAATTTTTGAAGTTTATCATGAAATTAATGATGGACAAAGCGCAAGTTATCCAGAAATAGGCCATGATCAAATAGTTACTAAAAATACTTTAGTAAATCACCCTTTTAGAAATGAAATAAAGAATTTTTTATATCCAGAGTTTAAAGACTCTTCAATGAAATTTTTCAAAATAGGTGATATAAATTTTGATTATAAAAAAGCTCTTAAAACTTTAGAGGAGCTAAGAAAAATTGACTTTAAAATTGCTAACTACAATGGTTTTGTAAAACTTTTACAAAACTATCGTCAAAAAGATATCGAATATATTTGATACGATTTTGAGTCAATTAACTTTCCTCTTCCAGTTGTTGACTATGCTCTTTATTATCAACATATTCCTTTTCAAGTTTCAATTATAAAAACAAAAGATTCAAAAATAATATTTTCAGAAGATCATGTTATTGATCCAAAGCAAATTTCAATAGAAGATCTTGAAGAAATTGTCTATAAAATTTATGGCTCTAGTGAATTTAATTTAGAAAATAAAAATAAATATGTTGTTTATAATAAATCTTTTGAAAATAAGGCTTTATGGTTAATTGCTGATTTAGTCCAATCAAAGACTAAAAACATAAGACACAAGCTCATTGATATGGTTGAGCAAATTATTGCAAACACTCTTGATTTATTAGATTTTTTTAGTTCTATGAACAAAGATTATTCAGTTATTATTGGCTCACTTGAAGGAAAATATAGTATTAAATTACTTGAAAAATATATTAATAAAAATAACTTTAATTTAAAGCATAAAATAAAGCCATATAAAGAACTTGAAATTCAAAATGGTCTTTTAGCAATGACTGAAGGAATTAAGAGGTTTTTAGGTCAAAGCCATGATCAAAGTTGAAAAAAAATAGAAGAGAATTTAAAACAATATTGCCACAATGATGTAATGGCAATGCTCATGGTCTATGAATTTATTGAATACATAGCTGAAATTGAACAAAAAAGATTAGAAAAAAGTTAA
- a CDS encoding MAGa7180 family putative nuclease, translating to MARHFYNNRDYILDEQRKIVILSNNFHKKLLAKKLWNKFGFKKIGGSSIADVLEIDDFKSQFLAFCRISWIAPPIMISKYIDAGVAIEPMVIDSLKKHWPKIEIQSYSAQDYNYDYFAGINPIIGGVPDGYIPSKEIVLEIKTTGEKNFESWNKNGVPLAYLKQAQLYTYLMNKENFWIVATFLKDDDYAEPEKYPIEKRIIKNFMYKIDKAQVENDLALVFDWYKKYTELGHSPVYDEIKDKDLIDYLRCSNEKEYLELIERWKKEGKADSKFKA from the coding sequence ATGGCTAGACATTTTTATAATAATAGAGATTACATACTTGATGAACAACGAAAAATAGTAATTTTAAGCAATAATTTTCACAAAAAATTATTAGCTAAAAAATTATGAAATAAATTTGGATTTAAAAAAATTGGAGGCTCATCGATTGCTGATGTTTTAGAAATTGATGATTTTAAAAGTCAATTTTTAGCTTTTTGTAGAATCTCATGAATAGCTCCTCCAATAATGATTAGTAAATATATAGATGCCGGAGTGGCAATTGAGCCTATGGTTATTGACTCTTTAAAAAAGCACTGGCCAAAAATTGAAATCCAATCATATAGTGCTCAAGATTATAACTATGATTATTTTGCCGGAATAAATCCAATAATAGGGGGAGTTCCTGATGGTTATATTCCAAGTAAAGAAATAGTTTTAGAAATTAAAACTACTGGTGAGAAAAATTTTGAATCTTGGAATAAAAATGGAGTGCCTCTTGCTTATTTAAAACAAGCTCAACTTTATACATATTTAATGAATAAAGAAAATTTTTGAATTGTAGCAACTTTTTTAAAAGATGATGACTATGCTGAGCCTGAAAAATATCCAATAGAAAAAAGAATTATAAAAAATTTTATGTATAAAATTGATAAAGCTCAAGTTGAAAATGACCTTGCTTTAGTTTTTGATTGATATAAAAAATACACAGAGCTAGGACACTCTCCTGTTTATGATGAAATAAAAGATAAAGACTTAATTGATTACTTAAGATGCTCAAATGAAAAAGAATATTTAGAACTTATAGAAAGATGAAAAAAGGAAGGTAAAGCTGATTCAAAATTCAAAGCTTAA
- a CDS encoding MSC_0775 family lipoprotein, producing the protein MSQKAKKSKNKFKKLLKLLSIGTVLPLVASFGVVACSIPTEKENQKNTDTSQSTNPSNTAETNSSSNNLTSPIKAHKQLAIDYNKSAYQLNKFLELNLDKHLKVEIENNFDISNVLAKNFNKNQQWKRLKLNTNDLKLESVQKIIQDNKIDLKKFDFKIDYMSLHVDPYDSRKVNFNINVKVSDQKNDVKLFSLHKLKREHTGFKEDDSNNINYSQEFEKYFETKKPSATLKSEKSDVSFTQLVKDFKSLEDDDFSKLLEKRKTFIKEYVDLVNFENEQDNVSFLINKVELDQEKLNSLKLTFRLIRKTNEVIKNVITKEKEAIYASKELTLTLSKEQASSLKDEDKQKFVELNVKLRAYDYSSAHNFDFENMEDSLSKVIVDSTHEKIKYHVLDVTKNDQYTRSWKVKIISISEDPKFDKIEFVKNFEVPNRGYIFASELQDKNINYLMDLGELKYDQLTEISPALRERLQSPIVSGGWLDDRSIYSTSKASDKNTKDIHLGEDILIEQNKEVIAPFDGKIIASYYAPSPYQAYGLGVITVLEVMKKDLVGQIDQSVIDNQLAETDRIYIAFMHLNPSYLENYGKLVEVQSSTAAIEITPATPKTVKKGEVIGLVGEFKNNGGWMPHVHIEVSLGSTNPYSLEGIKAKRSWSSSIHNNDRKNSYNPLKTQKDPKGTIKPIGVTRRLLNKGQEQVDPITLEPIKNSNDGLKNPDRRYFLDDYHAYERWGLLNPNLFFRFNDESALRFNIFDNDPNVKEIEPQYSE; encoded by the coding sequence ATGTCTCAAAAAGCAAAAAAATCAAAAAATAAATTTAAAAAGTTATTGAAGTTATTATCAATAGGCACAGTGTTGCCATTAGTAGCTTCTTTTGGTGTTGTTGCTTGTTCAATACCAACAGAAAAAGAAAATCAAAAAAACACTGATACAAGCCAAAGTACAAATCCATCAAATACAGCAGAGACAAATAGCTCTAGCAATAATTTGACTTCTCCAATAAAAGCTCATAAACAATTAGCAATTGACTACAATAAATCAGCTTATCAATTAAATAAATTTTTAGAGTTAAATTTAGACAAACACTTAAAAGTTGAAATTGAAAACAACTTTGATATTTCAAATGTATTGGCAAAAAATTTTAATAAAAATCAACAATGGAAAAGATTGAAATTAAATACCAATGATTTGAAATTAGAGAGTGTTCAAAAAATAATTCAAGACAATAAAATTGATCTTAAAAAATTTGATTTCAAAATTGATTATATGTCTCTTCATGTAGATCCATATGATTCAAGAAAAGTAAATTTCAATATCAATGTTAAAGTTAGTGATCAAAAAAATGATGTAAAACTTTTTTCACTTCATAAATTAAAAAGAGAACACACTGGTTTTAAAGAAGATGATTCAAACAACATTAATTATTCACAAGAATTTGAAAAATATTTTGAAACTAAAAAGCCAAGTGCAACTTTAAAAAGTGAAAAAAGTGATGTTTCATTTACACAACTTGTTAAAGATTTTAAATCTTTAGAAGATGATGATTTTTCAAAATTATTAGAAAAAAGAAAAACATTTATTAAAGAATATGTTGATCTAGTTAATTTTGAAAATGAACAAGACAATGTTTCATTTTTAATTAACAAAGTTGAACTTGATCAAGAAAAATTAAATTCTCTAAAATTAACATTTAGATTAATTAGAAAAACAAATGAAGTTATTAAAAATGTCATTACAAAAGAGAAAGAAGCCATCTATGCTTCTAAAGAATTAACATTGACTTTGTCAAAAGAGCAAGCATCTTCATTAAAAGATGAAGATAAACAAAAATTTGTTGAATTAAATGTAAAACTTAGAGCCTATGACTATAGCTCTGCTCACAACTTTGATTTTGAAAATATGGAAGATTCTCTTTCAAAAGTTATTGTTGATTCAACTCATGAAAAAATTAAATATCATGTTTTAGATGTTACAAAAAATGATCAATATACAAGATCATGAAAAGTAAAAATTATTAGCATAAGTGAAGATCCAAAATTTGACAAAATTGAATTTGTAAAAAACTTTGAAGTTCCAAATAGAGGTTACATTTTTGCCTCTGAACTTCAAGATAAAAACATAAACTATTTAATGGATTTAGGTGAGTTAAAATATGATCAACTTACAGAAATTTCTCCTGCACTAAGAGAGAGATTACAAAGTCCTATTGTCTCTGGAGGATGATTAGATGATAGAAGTATTTATAGTACAAGTAAAGCCTCTGATAAAAACACAAAAGATATCCATTTAGGTGAAGATATATTAATTGAGCAAAACAAAGAAGTTATAGCTCCTTTTGATGGAAAAATAATTGCTTCTTACTATGCTCCTAGTCCATACCAAGCCTATGGTTTAGGTGTAATAACTGTTCTTGAAGTTATGAAAAAAGATTTAGTAGGTCAAATTGATCAAAGTGTTATTGATAACCAATTAGCCGAAACCGATAGAATTTACATAGCTTTTATGCACTTAAATCCTTCTTATTTGGAAAATTATGGTAAGTTAGTCGAAGTTCAATCAAGTACTGCTGCAATAGAAATAACTCCCGCTACTCCTAAAACTGTTAAAAAAGGTGAAGTTATTGGACTAGTTGGTGAATTTAAAAATAATGGTGGATGAATGCCACATGTCCACATTGAAGTTTCTTTGGGTTCTACAAATCCATACTCACTTGAAGGAATTAAAGCTAAAAGATCTTGAAGTTCTTCTATTCATAACAATGATAGAAAAAATTCTTATAATCCTCTAAAAACTCAAAAAGATCCTAAGGGCACAATTAAACCTATTGGAGTTACTAGAAGATTATTAAATAAAGGTCAAGAACAAGTAGATCCTATAACTTTAGAACCAATTAAAAATAGTAATGATGGACTAAAAAATCCTGATAGAAGATACTTTTTAGATGACTATCATGCATATGAAAGATGAGGACTTTTAAATCCAAATTTATTCTTTAGATTTAATGATGAAAGTGCACTAAGATTTAACATTTTTGACAATGATCCAAACGTTAAAGAAATTGAGCCTCAATATAGTGAATAA
- a CDS encoding DEAD/DEAH box helicase family protein, translating to MTSTIMKLTKVQQNAVDDILEQFKINHEYKKQENQNKYDLDKEKIIQFQAPTGSGKTFMMANFIKRLILNYPNEKFVFVIATLSSADLPKQMKENLDEYKRYLGNYFESKVIESPSKNRIVAKDKSYEIHAQQNNVFIFGKSSFGKDRILTERGEIQKFTSSAINDGFKIIYIRDEAHYGSKKTSLKKDETKFENIIQNNAYFVIKMTATPNGDEKLIYISEKDLKEDNIQLIKDEKKFNFGIDEFEKDKVIDSFDILEKAIEKFKEIKQKYLKNIKVKDINPAMLIQVSDKTKNNEEEFEQNINKIIEILDKRNLNWVKYFSNEKIDSKLRGKITLKSISQDSSDVDVIIFKVGPAVGWNIPRATMLVKLRNVCSESLSVQTLGRIKRIPLPEKQHEQGSIVREYYVYSNLNIDEEFEIKFKIKNEVKDIKFFIGNLKFKEKKETKILKDYELLNEIQFIINSEKFNQRFLKALRKNLENYHESINKSKDGFRFLIGDLKNYEQDNKDIRKISDDKLYNKIDLRFFLLEQWAKTKKIFYGNIKEEINNWLKFFIDQNFKKDENISIDFGWYVLFKDFKNQFKEIEKKLEKNEYKEVVEYQIFRSKNLPEFYSEIFLEKSKNKIDFNAKNYAYEQITKKDKNQKDDEIQLQLESKNETSFLEEIKRIFKQKHKKEIEIWSKNIPHQGIGFDYIHNDEKHTSFPDFIIRYKEHIYYIEVKGSEEHDINKDKTKSILKAYKNYVRDFLKKKKEKPKGDFSLLVCRVDENQIFFEGASTNKKINNLLKEDEKLDKYEKNEIEKFFKIFLNINIFLVLKWLNFLEKSLSLNLFFKNKAMKLLKITLMWKNNSFSTNS from the coding sequence ATGACATCAACAATAATGAAATTAACAAAAGTTCAACAAAATGCAGTTGATGATATCTTAGAGCAATTTAAAATAAATCATGAATATAAAAAACAAGAAAACCAAAATAAATATGATCTTGATAAAGAAAAAATAATTCAATTTCAAGCACCAACTGGTAGTGGTAAAACATTTATGATGGCCAACTTTATAAAAAGATTAATTTTAAATTATCCAAATGAAAAATTTGTTTTTGTAATAGCAACTCTTTCTTCAGCGGATTTACCAAAACAAATGAAGGAAAATTTAGATGAGTATAAAAGATATTTAGGTAATTATTTTGAATCAAAAGTAATTGAATCACCATCAAAAAATAGGATTGTAGCAAAAGACAAATCTTATGAAATTCATGCTCAACAAAATAATGTTTTTATTTTTGGAAAATCATCTTTTGGTAAAGATAGAATTTTAACTGAAAGAGGAGAAATCCAAAAATTTACTAGCTCTGCAATAAATGATGGATTTAAAATAATTTATATTAGAGATGAAGCTCATTATGGATCTAAAAAAACATCATTAAAAAAAGATGAGACAAAATTTGAAAATATTATTCAAAATAATGCCTATTTTGTAATAAAAATGACTGCAACTCCAAATGGAGATGAAAAGCTTATTTATATTAGTGAAAAGGATTTAAAAGAAGATAATATTCAACTAATAAAAGATGAGAAAAAATTTAATTTTGGAATAGATGAATTTGAAAAAGATAAAGTAATAGATTCATTTGATATTTTAGAAAAAGCAATTGAAAAATTTAAAGAAATTAAACAAAAGTATTTAAAAAATATCAAAGTCAAAGATATAAATCCTGCCATGCTAATTCAAGTTAGTGATAAAACAAAAAACAATGAAGAAGAATTTGAACAAAACATTAATAAAATCATTGAAATTTTGGATAAAAGGAATTTAAATTGAGTTAAATATTTTTCCAATGAAAAAATAGATTCAAAACTAAGAGGAAAAATTACTTTAAAAAGCATTTCACAAGACTCCTCTGATGTTGATGTAATTATTTTTAAAGTTGGCCCAGCTGTTGGTTGAAATATTCCAAGAGCTACAATGCTTGTTAAACTTAGAAATGTATGTTCTGAGTCTTTAAGTGTTCAAACATTAGGAAGAATTAAAAGAATTCCTCTTCCGGAAAAACAACATGAACAAGGATCAATAGTTAGAGAATATTATGTTTATTCTAATTTGAACATTGATGAGGAATTTGAAATTAAATTCAAGATAAAAAATGAAGTAAAAGATATTAAATTTTTTATAGGTAATTTAAAATTTAAAGAGAAAAAAGAAACAAAAATTTTAAAGGACTATGAACTCTTAAATGAGATTCAATTTATTATAAATAGTGAAAAATTTAACCAAAGATTTTTAAAAGCACTTAGAAAAAATCTTGAAAATTATCATGAATCAATTAATAAGTCTAAAGATGGTTTTAGATTTTTAATTGGTGATTTAAAAAATTATGAACAAGATAACAAAGACATTAGAAAAATATCTGATGACAAACTATATAACAAAATAGATTTAAGATTTTTTTTATTAGAACAATGAGCAAAAACAAAAAAGATATTTTATGGAAATATTAAAGAAGAAATAAATAATTGACTTAAATTTTTTATAGATCAAAATTTTAAAAAAGATGAAAATATATCAATCGATTTTGGATGATATGTTTTATTTAAAGATTTCAAAAATCAATTCAAAGAAATTGAAAAGAAATTAGAAAAAAATGAATATAAAGAAGTTGTTGAATATCAAATTTTTAGAAGCAAAAATTTACCTGAATTTTATAGTGAAATATTTTTAGAAAAAAGTAAAAACAAAATTGACTTTAATGCTAAAAATTATGCATATGAACAAATAACCAAAAAAGACAAAAATCAAAAAGATGATGAAATTCAACTTCAATTAGAATCTAAAAACGAAACATCTTTTCTTGAAGAAATCAAAAGAATTTTTAAGCAAAAACACAAAAAAGAAATTGAGATTTGAAGTAAAAACATTCCCCATCAAGGTATTGGTTTTGATTATATACATAATGATGAAAAACACACATCATTTCCTGATTTTATTATTAGATATAAAGAACATATTTATTATATTGAAGTTAAAGGTAGTGAAGAACATGATATTAACAAAGATAAAACTAAAAGTATTTTAAAAGCATACAAAAATTATGTTAGAGATTTTCTAAAAAAGAAAAAAGAAAAACCAAAAGGAGATTTTTCTCTTTTAGTTTGTAGAGTTGATGAAAATCAAATTTTCTTTGAAGGAGCTAGTACTAATAAAAAAATTAATAATCTTTTAAAAGAGGATGAAAAATTAGATAAATATGAAAAAAATGAAATTGAAAAATTTTTTAAAATTTTTTTAAATATAAATATCTTTTTAGTTTTGAAATGACTCAATTTTTTAGAAAAATCTTTATCTTTGAATTTATTTTTTAAAAACAAAGCAATGAAGCTATTGAAAATCACTTTAATGTGAAAAAACAATTCATTTAGCACTAACTCATAA